The Mesobacillus boroniphilus region GTGATAAAATCACTGAATTCCTTATAGTAAACAACATTAGCGTAAAGAATAAAGGATGTGATGAAGCTCGTCGTTACGACGAAGATTTTCTGCTTCCTGCCTGCCATGAAAACCCCGAGGCCCAAGATAAACATAAGGAAGCTTAAAGGATTGATGAACAGGATGAATTCCTGCATTTTATTTTCAATATCTATATCAAAATTTAACTTATAAACTGTGTAGGTTTTAAGCCATAATAGGACAATGGCAATCAATACAAAACTTACGGACATTTTCTTTTTTGTCCCCATGCAATCCCTCCTAGGAATCTACTGAAGTTTACATTTTACCACAAATGAAAATAGAATTGTAGCTGAGCTGATAAACGCGTAATTTTCCGATATTTATTAGTACGAATTAAACCCCATAAAAGTTTCTGGTAATTAATTCTATTTCACCTAAGGAAACTTTTTTGCTGCCCTGTCAATTATATGGGTAAGGTTAAAAAGGTTGCTATAGACTCACTCGCTCTTTAATTGTTAAAATGTTCTAGCAGTTGAATGGAGGCCAGTCCATGAATGAACAACGCTATTCCAATTTAAAACTAGGTGAACGCGGGGCCATTATAAGTATCCTCGCTTATATACTTCTTTCTGCTTTAAAACTTTCTGTAGGTTATATCAGCGATTCCGAAGCATTAAAGGCTGATGGTTTGAACAATACGACTGATATTTTAGCCTCGCTGTCCGTCCTCATTGGTTTGAGGCTGTCACAAAAACCTGCTGATGATGACCACCTTTATGGCCATTGGAAATCAGAAATGGTCGCTTCGATGGTAGCATCCTTTATCATAATTGTTGTCGGTTTCCAGGTTTTAACCAGCGCCTTCACCTCCGTTTTTGAAGGAGCTGCCGAAGCACCAGATCTCATTGCTGCCTGGACAGGATTATTTTCTGCAGCAATTATGTATTTCGTGTATCGTTATAACCGAAACCTCGCACGCAAAATAAAAAGCCATTCGGTCATGGCCGCGGCTAAAGATAATCTGTCCGATTCGTGGGTGAGTATCGGTACGGCCGTTGGGATCATTGGCTCCCAATTTGGTTTGCCATGGCTAGACCCTGTGACCGCATTTATCGTTGGCGCACTCATTTTAAAAACAGGCTGGGACATCTTCCGGGAAGCATCCCACCAGCTGACAGACGGCTTTGATGTAGACCTAATTAAAGAATATAACGAAACCATCTGTAATATTCCTGGTGTGAAAGGAATTAAAGATTTAAAGGCACGCAGCTACGGTAACAATATTGTCGTCGACTGCGTCATCACTGTGACACCTACCCTCGACATCAGCACGGCTCATGATATATCGACTAGGGTAGAAGAAAAGCTTATGGAAGAATACGATATATATGACGTCCATGTACATGTAGAGCCAGATTGAATAAGAAAAAGTGATGAACGACAATAGACTTGTTAATGCTATAGTTAGCTGGACTATTAGATTTTGAAGGGTAAAGGTAAAAACAAATGAAGTTTGTAAAATCTCAGATGAAACAGTTGATTAAAGATAATCCAGAACTGCAAACGCGCTTATCCAGTTTGATAAAAGAGCATGATCTGGAGAAAAACTTTGCCCTTAAGGCTTTATATCATTCACAAGTAGCTGAGGGCGGAAAATATCAGCTCGCATACCAAGCACTTGACTTGCCCAAGGGGTAAGTCATTTTTATTTCGATTTCCACAAGGCGCGTTATCCTTTATAGTTATGGAATGGATAAAACTATTACCACTTAGATTAGTGTCTAGCTCCAGCGCCTAGCCCCTCGAGACGTTTCGGGGCTGAGCAAGGGGCTTGCGCTTTTCTTACAGCGGAAGGATTTGAAACTGATTGGAATTTACTAACTTTGAGCCTAAGTCTTTTATATATAATTACGCTTTTCCGGGTGAAGAAAAAGAGTTGTGCGCACTGGAAATGCGCTCGTTTTTTGGGGAGGATACAGAATCCAGCGTCCTGGAGAGCACTTTGAAAATCGATCCAAGCCGTAGTCCGTTTATGAGGGGACGTATGGACATCATCCTAGAAGGTGAGCAATTAGAGGACCTAATTGAGCAAGTGAAGAAGATAGAATTGACTGGATCTACTTTTAAAGTGATGTATGTAAAAGTAACAGGTCCTGACAAGGTGGATTTTAAAGAAAGGCGCCGATTCGAACGGGAAGTGGGTCTGCATATTTCCGGAGAGCCGGAGCTCGTAAATCCAGATGTGCTTTTTGGAATCATGAATGTAAACGAGCGTTGGGTATTTGGTGAATACCACAGCAGTGAAGCGGTCTGGCTGAACCATCAGCAAAAGCCGCATAGCTACTCAACTTCATTAAGCACCCGTGTCGCAAGAGCTGTCGCCAATATCGCAGTTCCTGATCCAGCTGGAGTAAAAGCGATCGACCCATGCTGCGGAATTGGAACGGTAGTGGTGGAAGCATTGTCGATGGGTATCGACATCGTTGCCAGTGATATCAATCCACTCATACTGCCTGGAACAAGGGAGAACATCGCGCATTTTGGCTATTCAACGGAAGTGACGTTTAAGGACATTCGCAAGGTCACTGGGAGCTATGACGTAGCGATTATTGATATGCCGTACAATCTGTGCTCAGTAATCACACCCGAAGAGCAGCTCGAGATGCTCCAAAGCACATACGAATTCGCTGCCAAAGTAGTCATCGTCACGATTGAACCAATCGATTCTATCATCGGAAATGCCGGCTTTGAAATTGCTGATCGCTGCGTCGTGAGAAAAGGGACCTTCGAACGCGAGATCATTGTATGTGAAAAATAGGATAAATTTAAGGACGATTATGCCAGGCATAATCGTCCTTTCTTCTTTTCACTAGGGTGTTTTCGTAAAGATTGTTGTTAAAATCCTAATGCCGATTTTAACGCAATATAATGCTATTTTGTGGTTGGATATTAAGTTTAAATGCTCTTTTCTCATAAAAAGGGGCTGCTTTGAGAAGAAAAATAGTTCATTCACTCCTATTTTGTAGTCAATAGCAACAAATTTTGAGAAAAGAGCTTTTCACTATTTAATCGCCTTGCTGACTCTAAGCTTCTTTCCCTTGATTGTTGCATTCTCCATTGCCTGAATCACAAGCGAGCCTTTTCCGTTCAGGATATCTACATAGGACATTGTATCGTGAATCGAGATGATGCCGATATCGTCTGCCGTTACTCCAGGGATTTTCGCGATTGTTCCAACGAAGTCGACGGCGCGGAGCTTCTTCTTTTTGCCGCCGCTAAAGTGAAGCTTCATAATATCCTGGTTGATGCGGGCTGTTTTGTTATTTTTCACGACACGGCGCCCGCTGATTTTTTCATCGAAAGCAGCTTGGTTCCTTACAACGTCCTGCTTGCTCGGAGCTTCTGTCACAGGAATCTCAAAGCCAATGTATCGTTCGATTGCTTTGATGAATTTCCCTTCATAAGGTGTAGCAAGCGTGATCGCTTTTCCTTTGTTTCCGGCGCGTCCAGTACGGCCTGTCCGGTGCACATAACCCTCTTTTTCCATTGGAACGTCATAGTTTATGACAAGCGAAACGTTATCGACGTCAATTCCTCTTGCAGCAACATCTGTGGCCACAAGGTAGCGGAAATTCCCCATTTTAAAGCCATCCATCACAGCAAAGCGGTCTTCTTGTTCCAATCCGCCATGAAGTCTTTCACAAGAATAATTTGCTTCTTCAAGTTCGGCAAACACGTTATCGACATTTTCCTTCGTCCTGCAAAAAATGATACAGCTGTCAGGGTTTTCAACAACCGTAATATCTTTTAGAAGGGAGAGCTTATCCTCTTCTTTCACTTCGATCAACATATGGTCAATCGTATTTGTCGTAATACCGGTAGAAGCGATTTCGATGTTAACAGGATCCTTCATATATTTATGGCAGAGATTTTCAACATCCTTGGGCAATGTCGCAGAAAACACCATGGTAACCCGATTAGGAGGAAGTTCTTCTATAATTGATTCAACATCATCAATAAATCCCATGTTAAGCATTTCATCTGCTTCATCGATGATGAGATATTTTATTTGGTCCAAAACCAGCGTTCCTCTTTCGATATGATCAATGACGCGTCCAGGTGTACCGACGACGACATGAGTTTTTTGCTTCAATTCCTCTTTCTGTTTCGAGAAAGGCTCCTTACCATAAACGGCCATGGCCTTGATTCTTTTGAATCGTCCGATATTCGTGATATCTTCACGAACCTGAACAGCCAGCTCCCTGGTTGGAGTGAGAATTAAGGCTTGAGGATTCTTTTCCTCCCATTCAACCATATCGCAAATGGGAATTCCGAAGGAAGCTGTCTTTCCGCTTCCTGTCTGGGATTTAACGACAAGATCCTGATTTTGCAACGCCATTGGGATCACTTCTGCTTGGACCTCTGTGGGACTTTCATATTTCAGCACACTAAGTGCTCTTTTAATTTCATCGCTTAAATTATAATCCTCGAAACTTCTTTGGCTCATTAAATAACCTCTTTTATTTTTTATTTTGTCTAGCTCCAGCGCCTAACCCCTGGAGACGTTTCGGTTCTGCCAATGAAGTCAAAGAACGACTTCACTGCCAGGCCCTCCAACGCTTGTCGGGGCTGACCAAGGCGCTTGCGCTTTTTTTATTATCCCGACTTATATATATGATTCTCGCAAAGAATCATCATATGCATAAACTGAATAGTATCCA contains the following coding sequences:
- a CDS encoding cation diffusion facilitator family transporter — encoded protein: MNEQRYSNLKLGERGAIISILAYILLSALKLSVGYISDSEALKADGLNNTTDILASLSVLIGLRLSQKPADDDHLYGHWKSEMVASMVASFIIIVVGFQVLTSAFTSVFEGAAEAPDLIAAWTGLFSAAIMYFVYRYNRNLARKIKSHSVMAAAKDNLSDSWVSIGTAVGIIGSQFGLPWLDPVTAFIVGALILKTGWDIFREASHQLTDGFDVDLIKEYNETICNIPGVKGIKDLKARSYGNNIVVDCVITVTPTLDISTAHDISTRVEEKLMEEYDIYDVHVHVEPD
- a CDS encoding TRM11 family SAM-dependent methyltransferase, coding for MRSFFGEDTESSVLESTLKIDPSRSPFMRGRMDIILEGEQLEDLIEQVKKIELTGSTFKVMYVKVTGPDKVDFKERRRFEREVGLHISGEPELVNPDVLFGIMNVNERWVFGEYHSSEAVWLNHQQKPHSYSTSLSTRVARAVANIAVPDPAGVKAIDPCCGIGTVVVEALSMGIDIVASDINPLILPGTRENIAHFGYSTEVTFKDIRKVTGSYDVAIIDMPYNLCSVITPEEQLEMLQSTYEFAAKVVIVTIEPIDSIIGNAGFEIADRCVVRKGTFEREIIVCEK
- a CDS encoding DEAD/DEAH box helicase; this encodes MSQRSFEDYNLSDEIKRALSVLKYESPTEVQAEVIPMALQNQDLVVKSQTGSGKTASFGIPICDMVEWEEKNPQALILTPTRELAVQVREDITNIGRFKRIKAMAVYGKEPFSKQKEELKQKTHVVVGTPGRVIDHIERGTLVLDQIKYLIIDEADEMLNMGFIDDVESIIEELPPNRVTMVFSATLPKDVENLCHKYMKDPVNIEIASTGITTNTIDHMLIEVKEEDKLSLLKDITVVENPDSCIIFCRTKENVDNVFAELEEANYSCERLHGGLEQEDRFAVMDGFKMGNFRYLVATDVAARGIDVDNVSLVINYDVPMEKEGYVHRTGRTGRAGNKGKAITLATPYEGKFIKAIERYIGFEIPVTEAPSKQDVVRNQAAFDEKISGRRVVKNNKTARINQDIMKLHFSGGKKKKLRAVDFVGTIAKIPGVTADDIGIISIHDTMSYVDILNGKGSLVIQAMENATIKGKKLRVSKAIK